GCGCTGGCCGAACAAGGCCCAACCCATGGCCACGGTGGCGAGGATGCCGAAGCCACCCCAGATGGCATAGGCCAGCGACAATTCGATGTCCTGCACCGCCTGGGCCAGCGCGGTGAAGGCCGCCAGCACGCAGAGGATCGAGGCCACGCCCAGGCCCTTGCGGCGGAAGCCGTCGGAGTACTTGAGCAACAGGTTGGCCAGCACTTCCAGCGCGATGGCCAGGCCCAGCCAGGCGAACGGGATCAACATGGCAGCGCCTCCCCTTCACGATCGACAGCCTTTGACCGGGTACCCGCCTTTACCAGCAGGATACCGGCGATCATCACCGCCAGGCCCAGGGCCTTGGTCCAACCCAGGCTTTCACCCAGCCACAGCACGCTGATCAGGGTGATCAACACGATGCCGAACCCCTCCCACAGCGCGTAAGCGACGCCCACCGGCACCCGCTTGACCGCCAGGGCCAAGAAGAAATACGACAGACAGATCATGACGTACATGACCACATGCCCCATCACGGGGAAATGAGTGGCGGCGAGTTTCATCGACGCCGTGCCGATCACCTCGAAGGTGATGGCGACGATCAGATAGATCCAGGAACGCATGGTGCCCTCCCATGGGCGACAGCAGCCGGGCGCGCAGTCATCGGCGCCGGAAAAAGACGTTTAAGGCTGAAGAGGGAGGGAGGAACTAGAGGTCGCCGGTCCAGTGACGTTCACGGGAAACCAGGCGGGAGGTGGAGAGGAGCTTGAAAGCTTTACTGTTCAACATAATGAACACAAGATTAGCTGAGCTGATCGAATAAGTCAAAACGATAGACTCAGACTAATTATTTGTCGCGAGCAATCGTCCACAAACAGTGAAAACCCCTTAAAGCCTGCTGAAAGCTTCGTAAATTATATTATCCAGCCCAAACCCCGCCCCTGTAGGAGCCAGCCTTGCAGGCAAAAAGGCCGCCGCAAACCCCACAAGGCGCCACCTCCCCTGCGGCAAAGTGTCACCATCAGCACAATCATCCAATTAATTATTGTATTACGATAATTATTCAAGAATAATCCGCCCCGTTCATCACTGTACGGAGGCACCCCATGAACAGTAGATCCGTGGCCTATGCGCGTTCGCGCCTACGCACCATTGGCGCATTCGCCGCCTTTCTCGCCTGGACGACCGCTGCGGTAGAACTGCTCGGCACCCCCATGCTATGGCTGTTCGACTTCCCCGAAGTGCAGTCCGCCTACCTGCAGGCCCACGGCGACCAGATGCCCCTGCTGCTGGCGCCCGACTTCCAGCCCTCGCCCCTGGCCATCGGCCTGGTCCTGACACTGGACATGATCCCCACCAGCATCTCGGCCGTGGCCTTGGGCATGACCGGCCTGTTCTTCCACCGGCTGTCCAAGGGCCAGACGTGGACCAACGCCAACATCAAGCTGCTGTGGTGGGTCGGCCTGCTGTGCATTGGCATGCCACTGCTGTGGCCGGTGATCGACACCTTCCAGGGCCTGGCCCTGGCCATCGACCTGCCTGCCGGGGAAAGGAGCTTCAGCGTCTCGATCGGTGTATCATCGCTGGCTGTCTACGAGATCATGAAAGGCATCCTGCTGTGTGCCTTCTCGCTGCTCATGCGTGACGCCAAGACCATCAGCGATGAACACAACTGTTATGTCTAACCGCTCCCTATGCCGATAATCATCCGCCTCGACGTCGTCATGGCCCGGAACAAGATGCGTTCCAAGGACCTGGCGGAAATCATCGGTATCACGGAAGCGAACCTGTCGCTGCTGAAGAACGGCAAGATCAAGGGTTTCAAGATCGAGACCCTGGAGAAGCTGTGTCGCGCACTGAACTGCCAACCGGGCGACCTGCTGGAGTTCAGCGACGAATGATCAAGGACTGCACCCCGAATGGCATTTTCCCGCAAGGGCCTCGCGGCCCTGCTACTGGCCTGCCTGCCGCTGGCCGGCTGTGGCCCGAGCTACAGCTATAGATACTCGCCACCGCCCAGCGCGCATGGCATGAACTGCATCAACAGCTGCTCCGCGCAGCGCAACCACTGCCAGCAGATGGCGCGGTTGCAGGAAAACAGCGAACGCGCGCTGTACCAGGCCGAGATGAGGGCCTACCAGTACTGCCAGAACGGCAAGAGCAAGAAGGAAGCGCGTCACAGTTGCTACCACCCGAGCTACCCCTTCTCGACGGGGAGCAGCTACAGTTGCGGCAACGACTACGATTCCTGCTACATGGCCTGCGGCGGCACCATCCAGCGCATTTTGAACAAAGACTGATCCCGGAACGGACTCGAACACGTGAAACACGCCAAGCCCTTCGCCCTGCTGACCCTCGCCCTGGCCATGACCGGCTGCGCCGGCAACACCGCCAGCAGCCAACCCGCCCCGCTCGACTGGAACATGCCCGGCATGCAGCTCGGCGGCGACCGCGGCCTGCCGCTGCACAACGTCGACGGCAGCTGCCGCAAGCGCGGCTGTGACAACGGCAAGCTGTTCTTCAACCCAGGCAAGCCTGAGCCGAGCATCAACAGCATCCACCGTGGCTGGTAGGAAAATTCTCCTTTCGCCTCGGTGACTTAGGGGTTTTAGCGATGAATGCAACGAAGTGGTTTACAGCCGCGATTCCATCGCTATAATGACGCCCCTGTGCCGGTATAGCTCAGATGGTAGAGCAACTGACTTGTAATCAGTAGGTCCCGGGTTCGATTCCTGGTGCCGGCACCATTCAAGGTTCCATAGAAAGCTTTCAAAATCTCTGGACCCCCCGAAAAACCCGCCTTCTGGCGGGTTTTTTCGTTTTGGCGTTCCGTCGGATTCCGAGGGTGGCCAGCGCTAATAAGGGTAGTTTTAAGGATAGAGGTCCGTTTCGATATCGGAGACTACCCTTATGGCACGCACCACTGCCCCGCTTACAGACACCACCTGTCGCACGGCAAAGCCCAGAGAGCGCGAGTACAAGCTCTTCGACGGCGACGGTCTTTACCTGCTTGTGCAACCCAACGGCCGCAAGGGCTGGCGGCTCAGGTACGTGAAACCCGATGGCCGCGAAGGCCTGACCGCCCTCGGCAGCTATCCGGTGGTTGGGTTGGGCGACGCACGCCGCAAGCGCTTCGAGATCAAGCAGCAGCTCGCCAGCGGCATAGATCCCATCCAGTACAAGCAACAAACCAAGACCCAGGCCGTGATCAACGGCCGCACCTTCGAAAGCGTTGCGCTCGAGTGGCACGCGAGCATGGTGCCGAAGTGGGCGCCCGGCCACGCCAAGACAGTGCTCAGCCGTTTGAAGACTCACGTATTCCCTTTGATCGGTGCCAGAGCAATCGTTGAGTTGGACACCCACGACCTCATGCAGCCACTGGAAGCCGTGACGAAGCGCGGCACCATCGACGTGGCGCTCAGGATCAAGAACTACCTGCAAAGCATCATGCGCGAAGCCAAACGGCTGCGGCTGATCACAGCGAACCCAGCTCACGATCTCGATGGCTCGATCAAGACACCACGGGTAACTCACCGACCCGCACTACCCCTATCGCGGCTCCCAGAGCTATTGGCATGCATCGAGGACTACAGAGGTCGCCCGCTCACGCGCCTCACGGTGATGCTGTCGTTGCATGTATTCGTACGCTCCAGCGAACTGCGCTTCGCCCGCTGGAACGAGTTCGACCTCAAGCGCGGAATCTGGGAGATCCCCGACACCCGCCCGGCGCTGGACGGAGTGCCCTTCTCCACAAGGGGTACGAAGATGGCCGGTGACATCCACGTTGTACCCTTATCGCCACAGGCTGTGGCCTTGCTTGAGCAGATCCACACGATCACCGGCAAGTTCGACCTGGCGTTCGCGGGGGATGCCAAGCCATGGAAACCGATGTCCGAGAACACGGTGAACGCCGCGCTAAGGACGATGGGCTATGACACCAAGGTGGATATCTGCGGCCACGGGTTCCGAGCCATGGCATGCAGTGCGCTGGTCGAGTCCGGGCTGTGGTCGGAGACGGCTATCGAGCGGCAGATGAGCCACAAGGAACGCAACAACGTACGGGCCGCGTATACCCACAAGGCCGAGTTCCTCGAAGAGCGCCGGATGATCATGACCTGGTGGAGCCGGTTTCTGGAGGCGAACCGCGAGGACCATGTGACGCCGCACGAGTTTGCCAAACAGACGGGCGAGAACGTCACGCGCCTTCGCAGTGCCAAGAGGACCGAGTAACCCGCCGCACCACCATCTCAAACTCGCTGTGAAGTTACCCACAGCACCGTATGAAGCTCCCCGCGGGTCCTTTCAAACGGGGCTGCAAAGCCGCCCCGTTTGAAAGGACCATACCTAAGAAAAAAACTGCTGGCACAGCTTACGTCTGTGGAAAACCACTGATGTCCACCGGGGGATAGTTTTATCCACAGGCGCTAAATCCCTGAAATCGCTTTGCTTGACGAACATTGTCCACAGGCGTAGACCGGGAGTTGCAAGCGCTGTCGATGACAGCACCCCAGGTGACCCGAACCTTAAAGGTCACGCCGCTCTGGCGGTGGTTCTCCCCAAGGGCGATTCGCATCCGGCAGCTCGCCCGGTCACTACCCATGTGATGGATGCTCTTACACATATAGCGCTCGTGCGCCAGATACACCGTACCTCGCTGCCCTGCAGCAACCTATCCGCTTGGCCGAATATTGCGCCAACCTGTGCCCGTCTCTTTCTTCTGGAAAGAGACGGGCACTTCTACCACTGCTGCAGCCCTGATCGCACAAGGCTTTGCGGCAATCCCCCTCGTGACAATCGGCGTGACAAACGCCGATGTCACCAGCAACAGCGATGTAGATGATGGTGCCGCAGACCAAGGAATGGACTGCACCTGACTGACAGTCAGGCATGCCCCGGTCATCGCAGTGCTGCGTTCACCCGGCTCAGGATCTTCAGGCGCTGGTCTCGTCAGCCAGTGCTGCTTCCACCCGCCCACCGGTAACGGTGTTCAGGAGGTCAGATCATTGAGATGCCCTTGCTCCCGGACGTAAGGAGCCGCCAGTCCCGCGTAGAGGACATTCCCCACAGGTCGCAGGGGCCTTGATCCCTGATAACACTCAGCATTCTTGGCGGGATGACGTGGGGCGAGGATCGGAGAACGGCAGATGAGGTGATCGATATGGCATTGGTGGGTAGACGCGATGGCCGTAATTTCGGCTACGGCAGACAGTTAAGCTACGCCGGGCCGCAAGCTCTGAAAGACATGTTTGGCCGCGGCCACTACGGCACGGTGAAGGCACACAGTGATCGGTGGCAGGCATTCGTGAAGTGGTGCCGCTCCGAACAGGGGCCCAGTATCAATGATGCGCGGCAGATTGATCGCAAAGTGTTGGCAGACTACGCGGCGTATCTGCGCGACCTGGTTCGGCGCAGTGACCTCGCCGTCAGCACCGCACAAAACCGGCTATCCAGCGTTAACAGGACCATGGCGGCGCTTCGCGGTGATCAGTGCGTGAAGGTGCCAAGTCCGAGCAAGGCGTTGGGTATGCAGCGCACCCGGGTACGACAGTCTGTGCCACAGGGCCGAGACCGCAAGCAGGTTACGCAGATCGTCGATGCACTTTGCCGCCAACATCAGCAACGCGCCGCCGCGATCGTTCTGCTAGCGCGAGCCGCCGGAATGCGTTTGCGTGAGGCCATCCTAGCTGACCTGCCACGGCTG
This genomic stretch from Pseudomonas entomophila harbors:
- a CDS encoding SMR family transporter — its product is MRSWIYLIVAITFEVIGTASMKLAATHFPVMGHVVMYVMICLSYFFLALAVKRVPVGVAYALWEGFGIVLITLISVLWLGESLGWTKALGLAVMIAGILLVKAGTRSKAVDREGEALPC
- a CDS encoding integrase domain-containing protein codes for the protein MALVGRRDGRNFGYGRQLSYAGPQALKDMFGRGHYGTVKAHSDRWQAFVKWCRSEQGPSINDARQIDRKVLADYAAYLRDLVRRSDLAVSTAQNRLSSVNRTMAALRGDQCVKVPSPSKALGMQRTRVRQSVPQGRDRKQVTQIVDALCRQHQQRAAAIVLLARAAGMRLREAILADLPRLSREAKELGRINIQDGTKGGRAGATAPRWISVDNHVRGAIEFARQVSPAGSRNLIAPHESYVDLLQKIIRPARDILHAHNLKGFHELRAAFACERYEHITQHRAPINGGQCFLADRNLDREARRQISYELGHGRIDVVAAYIGGRV
- the mdtI gene encoding multidrug/spermidine efflux SMR transporter subunit MdtI; this translates as MLIPFAWLGLAIALEVLANLLLKYSDGFRRKGLGVASILCVLAAFTALAQAVQDIELSLAYAIWGGFGILATVAMGWALFGQRLAGRGWLGLVLLLVGMSLLKLA
- a CDS encoding tyrosine-type recombinase/integrase, translating into MARTTAPLTDTTCRTAKPREREYKLFDGDGLYLLVQPNGRKGWRLRYVKPDGREGLTALGSYPVVGLGDARRKRFEIKQQLASGIDPIQYKQQTKTQAVINGRTFESVALEWHASMVPKWAPGHAKTVLSRLKTHVFPLIGARAIVELDTHDLMQPLEAVTKRGTIDVALRIKNYLQSIMREAKRLRLITANPAHDLDGSIKTPRVTHRPALPLSRLPELLACIEDYRGRPLTRLTVMLSLHVFVRSSELRFARWNEFDLKRGIWEIPDTRPALDGVPFSTRGTKMAGDIHVVPLSPQAVALLEQIHTITGKFDLAFAGDAKPWKPMSENTVNAALRTMGYDTKVDICGHGFRAMACSALVESGLWSETAIERQMSHKERNNVRAAYTHKAEFLEERRMIMTWWSRFLEANREDHVTPHEFAKQTGENVTRLRSAKRTE
- a CDS encoding helix-turn-helix domain-containing protein; translation: MPIIIRLDVVMARNKMRSKDLAEIIGITEANLSLLKNGKIKGFKIETLEKLCRALNCQPGDLLEFSDE